From Domibacillus sp. DTU_2020_1001157_1_SI_ALB_TIR_016, a single genomic window includes:
- a CDS encoding tautomerase family protein, producing MPFITVKVLEGKTPEQKRDLVQRMTAAVKESFDVDADKVFIFFEDLKPEDYGKQGELQSFKEEK from the coding sequence ATGCCGTTTATCACAGTAAAAGTGTTAGAAGGAAAAACACCTGAACAAAAACGTGATCTTGTCCAGCGGATGACAGCAGCTGTCAAAGAATCATTCGATGTAGACGCGGATAAAGTATTCATCTTTTTTGAAGACTTAAAGCCGGAGGATTACGGCAAGCAAGGCGAATTGCAATCGTTTAAAGAGGAAAAATAA
- a CDS encoding DEAD/DEAH box helicase: MTETFQSFSLNKDIMRALDTLGYHDPTPVQAAVIPEALKGADLIVKSQTGSGKTASFAIPLVQLTEWEENKPQALVLTPTRELAVQVKEDITNIGRFKRTKAAAVYGKSPFARQKLELKQKTHIVVGTPGRVLDHMEKGTLDTGSIRFLVIDEADEMLNMGFIEQVSSIIERLPTERVTMLFSATFPEDIVRLADTYMKAPKRIEMAQEIAAPSITHELIQVAEEEKTRVLQNVLTVENPDSAILFCRTQERVEALFDALDAAGISSGMLHGGMAQEDRFIVMNKFKRADFRYLCATDVAARGIDVEHIPLVIHFDVPMEKEAYVHRTGRTGRAGHSGKAIALMAPFEEKFIEPIEELIGFPLKRVEQPSQEAVRAAKPSFTAKMAQRPQRKRDKGERLNKDIMKLYFNGGKKKKLRAVDFVGTISNLPGIEAADIGIITIQDNVTYVEILNGKGPDVLRAMKTTTIKGKQLKVQKARN; the protein is encoded by the coding sequence ATGACCGAAACATTTCAATCATTTTCATTAAACAAAGATATTATGCGGGCACTTGATACACTTGGCTATCATGATCCAACCCCGGTTCAGGCCGCTGTAATTCCCGAAGCTCTTAAAGGAGCGGACTTAATTGTTAAGTCACAGACCGGAAGCGGCAAAACGGCTTCTTTTGCGATTCCGCTCGTTCAGCTGACTGAATGGGAGGAAAACAAGCCGCAGGCACTTGTTTTAACACCTACACGGGAGCTGGCAGTTCAGGTAAAAGAAGACATTACCAATATCGGCCGGTTTAAACGGACAAAAGCAGCTGCGGTGTACGGGAAATCTCCATTTGCCCGTCAGAAGCTGGAGCTCAAGCAGAAAACGCATATTGTGGTTGGGACACCGGGCCGTGTGCTCGACCATATGGAAAAAGGGACGCTGGATACCGGCAGCATTCGCTTTCTCGTCATTGATGAAGCGGATGAAATGCTTAATATGGGCTTTATCGAGCAAGTTTCATCGATTATTGAGCGTCTTCCGACGGAGCGCGTCACCATGTTGTTTTCCGCTACATTTCCGGAAGACATTGTCCGCCTGGCAGACACCTATATGAAAGCGCCGAAGCGGATCGAAATGGCGCAGGAAATCGCTGCCCCGTCAATTACTCATGAGCTGATTCAGGTGGCGGAAGAAGAAAAAACGCGCGTGCTGCAAAACGTGCTGACTGTGGAAAATCCGGACAGCGCCATTCTTTTTTGCCGGACACAGGAGCGGGTGGAAGCGCTGTTTGACGCGCTTGATGCCGCGGGAATATCATCAGGCATGCTGCATGGCGGGATGGCGCAGGAAGACCGTTTTATCGTGATGAATAAATTTAAACGGGCGGATTTCCGCTACTTGTGTGCGACAGATGTTGCCGCGAGGGGCATTGATGTAGAACATATTCCGCTCGTCATCCATTTCGATGTGCCGATGGAGAAGGAAGCGTATGTGCACCGTACCGGCCGTACCGGCCGTGCCGGTCATTCGGGAAAAGCGATTGCACTTATGGCGCCATTTGAAGAAAAATTCATTGAACCGATTGAAGAATTAATTGGCTTTCCATTGAAGCGAGTGGAGCAGCCGTCCCAGGAAGCAGTAAGGGCAGCAAAGCCTTCCTTCACAGCCAAAATGGCCCAGCGTCCCCAACGGAAAAGGGATAAGGGAGAGCGTTTAAACAAAGACATTATGAAGCTGTACTTTAACGGCGGCAAAAAGAAAAAGCTGCGTGCCGTTGACTTTGTCGGCACCATTTCAAATCTCCCGGGTATCGAAGCGGCTGATATCGGCATTATTACCATTCAGGATAACGTTACGTATGTGGAGATTTTAAATGGAAAAGGGCCGGATGTGCTGCGG